From the Leucobacter denitrificans genome, one window contains:
- a CDS encoding LicD family protein: MTFTADAAGITLPDLESGTPSVDVCFGNDRVWSIDLSQRGSPHGRILWPDPIRPYLVGFARVSLRDSRDHREIASVDARFTDADVEARILDGSGIPLAINKWGRLGKTLELGNPGVQERILDRTEEVIEHLSGMGLRPFIVGGTLLGAIREGALLPHDDDADVAYFSRFTNPVDVAVEGFEIGRNLIELGYELVRHSATHMQLYFRNENGDLDHYVDVFSAFFTEDGYINQPFHVRGEMSPEQMLPFSSVEIDGRPFPAPANPESWLIINYDENWRTPIPGYRLETPRPTIRRFQNWFGSFHRDRDFWNEYYQSGAGHSDDPWLTGRSWILAQEADLQAQWLINLGSGSGALSQQLIDANQGRQVVSADYSQYALDLTTRQVSERHRAMHANLFRTHSLSLPLDANIVGPFDLVANHLIDQLGTHARPQTMRLIRMSLRSGGSAFATLYGRPDPEALPNPTARGLAVGELARIVEPFGITIDKVRLAPAIHEKRRDPYGVKFSLNSTISEEKK, from the coding sequence ATGACTTTCACGGCCGATGCTGCGGGCATCACACTTCCCGACCTTGAATCAGGCACTCCATCGGTTGACGTTTGCTTTGGAAACGATCGCGTCTGGTCGATTGATCTCAGTCAAAGAGGTTCGCCCCATGGGCGGATTCTTTGGCCAGACCCTATCAGGCCCTATCTCGTAGGATTTGCACGAGTTTCGCTCAGAGATTCGAGAGACCACCGAGAAATCGCATCTGTAGATGCTCGCTTCACGGACGCAGATGTCGAAGCTCGGATCCTTGATGGCAGCGGTATACCGCTCGCAATCAACAAGTGGGGAAGATTGGGCAAGACCCTTGAGCTGGGTAACCCGGGAGTGCAAGAACGCATTCTAGATAGAACAGAAGAGGTCATCGAGCACCTTTCCGGGATGGGGCTTCGACCCTTCATTGTCGGAGGGACCCTGCTAGGGGCCATTCGAGAAGGAGCACTGCTGCCACATGACGACGATGCAGATGTAGCCTACTTTTCACGTTTCACGAACCCAGTTGATGTGGCTGTTGAAGGATTCGAGATTGGCCGCAACCTTATCGAACTTGGGTACGAACTCGTTCGCCACAGCGCCACGCATATGCAGCTTTACTTCCGAAATGAAAACGGCGACCTAGACCACTACGTTGACGTGTTCTCCGCATTCTTTACAGAAGATGGTTACATCAACCAACCATTTCATGTTCGGGGCGAGATGAGCCCAGAGCAGATGTTGCCGTTCAGTTCAGTTGAGATTGATGGGCGACCTTTTCCGGCACCTGCCAACCCGGAGTCGTGGTTAATCATCAATTACGATGAGAATTGGCGAACTCCAATTCCCGGGTACCGTTTGGAGACTCCCAGACCCACTATCCGTCGCTTTCAGAACTGGTTTGGTTCATTCCACCGTGATCGAGATTTCTGGAATGAGTACTATCAATCCGGCGCGGGACACTCGGATGATCCTTGGCTTACGGGGCGTAGCTGGATCCTTGCCCAGGAGGCGGACCTTCAAGCCCAGTGGCTCATAAATTTGGGGAGTGGGTCAGGAGCTCTTAGTCAACAGCTGATTGATGCTAATCAAGGTCGACAAGTAGTTTCTGCAGACTATTCACAGTACGCCCTCGACTTAACCACCAGGCAGGTGAGCGAGAGGCATCGTGCAATGCATGCCAATCTGTTTCGAACACATTCACTCAGTTTGCCTCTTGATGCGAATATAGTTGGGCCGTTTGACCTGGTGGCTAATCACCTCATCGATCAACTCGGCACTCATGCGAGGCCTCAGACGATGCGTCTGATTCGTATGTCACTTCGCTCTGGCGGAAGTGCATTTGCAACGCTATATGGAAGACCTGATCCTGAGGCCTTGCCTAATCCCACGGCGCGTGGACTGGCCGTGGGAGAACTCGCGCGTATTGTTGAGCCCTTTGGAATTACCATTGACAAGGTTCGGTTAGCACCTGCAATACACGAAAAACGTCGTGATCCGTATGGAGTGAAGTTCTCCCTAAATTCAACTATCTCTGAGGAGAAGAAATGA
- a CDS encoding glycosyltransferase yields the protein MPTPLLFKLEGVADEATTAALESLTAVQHAQLNSALNFHSLTNPAARIEARLVVGSPSRMPALTDESTIDGSAAGDATEVATITIRSTAIGSPGQDRELRRTIRLGHAEASPASTESPAPQSLPRRVYRELERRAPLLVDAVRETIMNRREQAISSRLPRYPGGPAHASPEVIDAWVGKPLAPPANAPRAVLFGLHWLQTGGAERWAVESIQLAKDAGFVPIVVTDQNSVHPWSIRPELEGALIISLSFSQHEHKLDLSLAHALLENYDIRGIVIHHSEWLYRSLPWIRSVRPNIPVIDSLHIVEYLGGGYPGYAAHYDEHIDTHHVISPQLVQWLTRVQGVDQEKLALAPLTALTVEALGEFKPHDPAKPLVIAFVGRLSRQKRPDVFLGLVRRLRKQGVRFRAILHGDGELRNLVDGLIAQMKLSDVIEQRFEDVPVNDTLSEADVLIVTSINEGLTLTTFEAIAAGIPVISTDVGSQSTIVQGDALLPRPARPFIKGASALIANFERDEALRESIWDEQQERVKEFSALPTAHEWMKGYFESWQA from the coding sequence GTGCCGACCCCACTGCTGTTCAAGCTTGAAGGTGTCGCGGACGAGGCGACCACTGCTGCACTCGAATCACTCACAGCTGTGCAGCACGCACAACTGAATTCAGCACTCAACTTTCACTCCCTCACAAACCCGGCAGCGCGGATCGAAGCCAGACTCGTCGTAGGCAGCCCCTCCCGCATGCCCGCGCTCACCGATGAATCCACAATCGATGGATCCGCCGCTGGCGATGCCACTGAAGTTGCGACAATTACAATTCGCAGCACCGCGATTGGCTCACCCGGCCAAGACCGAGAACTTCGCCGCACAATTCGTCTCGGTCACGCTGAAGCCTCCCCGGCGAGCACCGAATCACCCGCGCCACAGTCGCTACCTCGACGCGTCTACCGCGAACTTGAACGCCGAGCCCCTCTTCTGGTCGATGCGGTGCGTGAAACGATCATGAACCGGCGAGAGCAAGCAATCAGCTCCCGCCTACCCCGTTACCCAGGGGGCCCAGCTCACGCATCGCCTGAGGTAATCGATGCCTGGGTGGGTAAACCGCTCGCCCCACCCGCGAACGCGCCTCGGGCAGTGCTTTTCGGCTTGCACTGGCTGCAAACCGGAGGCGCAGAACGCTGGGCAGTTGAATCGATCCAGCTCGCAAAAGACGCAGGCTTCGTGCCGATCGTCGTGACCGACCAGAACTCGGTGCACCCGTGGTCGATCCGCCCCGAACTCGAGGGCGCGCTCATCATCTCGCTGAGCTTCTCCCAACACGAACACAAACTCGATCTCTCGCTAGCGCACGCACTACTCGAGAACTACGACATTCGCGGCATCGTGATCCACCACAGCGAATGGCTCTACCGCAGCCTCCCCTGGATTCGTTCGGTTCGACCAAATATCCCCGTCATAGATTCACTGCACATCGTCGAATACCTCGGTGGCGGTTATCCGGGGTACGCAGCGCACTACGACGAACACATCGACACGCATCACGTCATTTCGCCGCAACTTGTGCAGTGGCTCACCAGGGTGCAGGGTGTGGATCAAGAGAAGCTCGCGCTCGCCCCACTTACCGCACTCACAGTTGAAGCGCTCGGCGAGTTTAAGCCGCATGACCCCGCAAAGCCACTCGTCATCGCGTTTGTCGGCAGACTCTCGAGACAGAAACGCCCCGACGTCTTTCTCGGACTCGTGCGGCGTCTGCGCAAGCAAGGCGTCAGATTCCGCGCAATTCTGCACGGCGACGGCGAACTGCGCAACCTTGTCGATGGACTCATCGCCCAGATGAAATTGAGCGACGTCATCGAACAACGCTTCGAAGATGTACCGGTCAATGACACATTATCCGAAGCAGACGTTCTTATTGTCACGTCGATCAATGAGGGTCTGACGCTCACCACCTTTGAGGCGATCGCTGCGGGCATTCCGGTGATCTCGACAGACGTAGGTTCGCAGAGCACAATAGTTCAAGGGGATGCTCTACTCCCCCGCCCTGCACGCCCGTTTATCAAAGGTGCCTCTGCACTTATCGCAAACTTTGAGCGGGATGAAGCTTTGCGAGAAAGTATTTGGGACGAGCAGCAAGAGCGAGTCAAAGAATTTTCAGCGCTTCCGACTGCGCACGAATGGATGAAGGGGTACTTCGAATCATGGCAGGCGTAG
- a CDS encoding DUF6752 domain-containing protein, giving the protein MKQRIKRYARRVLNLLPSSPNPALEARVLRLEQELDEYRRDSLRVAEMLDLLEYRLSPSSRKKGH; this is encoded by the coding sequence ATGAAGCAGCGAATCAAAAGATATGCCCGCCGCGTATTGAATCTACTCCCGTCGAGCCCAAACCCCGCGCTTGAGGCTCGCGTCTTGAGACTTGAACAAGAACTTGATGAGTATCGGCGCGATAGCTTGCGGGTGGCTGAGATGTTGGATCTTCTTGAATACCGACTCTCACCAAGTTCGCGTAAGAAAGGTCACTAA
- a CDS encoding acyl-ACP--UDP-N- acetylglucosamine O-acyltransferase — protein sequence MISPHAFVGEGVELGANVKIGPGAVILGPCVIEDDVWIGPGAQIGAPPEMSDHEQNAAWTGELLHAGVRICKGAVIRENAVIHQGSYRETTVGDGSWILNRAYLAHDVLVGEGVTISAGVSVGGHCVIGDRSNIGMNASIHQRRFIGAGSMVGMGTPVARDVPPYTKAYGSPSRVQGVNTIGMERAGVPQSEIEALVGAYATGDVLLEQAELSQWSVLNGHLSEWTNREDRKPMTFELTEG from the coding sequence ATGATTAGCCCACATGCATTCGTTGGAGAGGGCGTAGAGCTCGGAGCCAATGTGAAAATTGGCCCGGGCGCTGTGATCCTTGGACCCTGTGTCATCGAAGATGATGTCTGGATCGGTCCGGGCGCCCAAATAGGTGCACCACCAGAGATGAGTGACCACGAACAGAATGCTGCCTGGACTGGCGAGCTTCTCCATGCAGGTGTGCGTATTTGTAAGGGTGCGGTGATACGCGAAAACGCAGTCATTCACCAGGGCAGCTATCGCGAGACGACAGTCGGTGACGGATCGTGGATCCTCAACCGTGCATACCTCGCGCACGATGTTCTCGTTGGCGAAGGGGTGACAATCTCTGCTGGAGTCTCTGTTGGCGGCCACTGCGTTATTGGAGACCGCTCAAACATCGGAATGAATGCGAGCATCCATCAGCGTCGTTTCATCGGTGCAGGCTCAATGGTCGGTATGGGCACACCGGTTGCCCGTGACGTTCCGCCCTATACCAAGGCGTACGGATCCCCTTCCCGCGTGCAAGGCGTCAACACGATAGGTATGGAACGCGCAGGCGTACCCCAGTCCGAAATTGAGGCACTCGTTGGCGCCTATGCCACTGGTGATGTACTGCTTGAACAAGCCGAACTGTCGCAATGGAGCGTACTGAACGGCCACCTCTCGGAATGGACCAACCGAGAAGATCGAAAGCCCATGACTTTTGAGCTGACCGAAGGTTAG
- a CDS encoding glycosyltransferase family 2 protein, with amino-acid sequence MAGVAAVVVTFNRLEKLKKVIASIEAQEHAPSHLVIVDNASTDGTGEYLAQLTSPLPHEVVSLETNTGGAGGFSAGMRRGYELGADFVWIMDDDGYPEPDALAKLDAGLTEASAALGAQVPFACSMVTFTDGEICEMNNPVPTWDWGRLLVKGQRNVLVSQCSFVSVLIPRWVIAMHGLPYKEYFIWFDDAEYTIRISRETPGIQVLDSVTVHDMGENKGVNWGMVDEKNAWKFAYGARNQASFHWHHRSKPHFLVFAAQVLVGMRRGKVSRKLQRGIRKKLWEGVRFNPQIDRVA; translated from the coding sequence ATGGCAGGCGTAGCCGCAGTAGTTGTGACGTTCAATCGTCTCGAAAAACTCAAGAAGGTCATTGCGTCGATTGAGGCGCAGGAACACGCTCCATCGCACCTCGTGATTGTCGACAACGCGTCGACAGACGGCACTGGCGAGTACCTCGCTCAGCTCACATCACCCCTACCTCACGAGGTAGTTTCGCTCGAAACGAATACGGGCGGTGCCGGTGGGTTCTCCGCTGGGATGCGGCGCGGGTACGAACTCGGTGCAGATTTCGTGTGGATCATGGACGACGACGGTTATCCGGAACCTGATGCCCTAGCGAAGCTAGACGCGGGCCTTACCGAAGCGAGTGCCGCGCTTGGTGCACAAGTGCCCTTCGCCTGCTCGATGGTCACATTCACCGACGGTGAAATCTGCGAAATGAACAACCCAGTTCCCACCTGGGACTGGGGGCGTCTACTCGTCAAGGGTCAGCGCAATGTGCTGGTCTCGCAGTGTTCTTTCGTATCGGTTCTCATTCCTCGTTGGGTGATCGCAATGCACGGCCTCCCCTACAAGGAGTACTTCATCTGGTTCGATGACGCTGAGTACACGATCCGCATCTCGCGCGAAACACCGGGGATCCAGGTTCTCGACAGCGTCACCGTGCACGACATGGGCGAGAACAAGGGCGTCAACTGGGGCATGGTTGACGAGAAGAACGCTTGGAAGTTTGCGTACGGAGCGCGTAACCAAGCCTCGTTCCATTGGCACCATCGGTCGAAGCCGCACTTCCTCGTGTTCGCGGCTCAGGTACTCGTTGGAATGCGCCGCGGAAAGGTTTCACGCAAGCTCCAGCGCGGAATTCGCAAGAAGCTGTGGGAAGGCGTTCGCTTCAACCCACAGATCGATCGCGTCGCGTAA
- a CDS encoding glycosyltransferase family 2 protein: MAESFDENRPNTRPVPIVDHPAHTNLSGRVAAIIVTFNRLGKLPKTIETVLAQSYGCDWVVIVNNNSTDGTRGYLDDLNDPRLRVLHLDENLGGAGGFEHGMAYGYNLGADYVWVMDDDCYPESSALEILLDQRDRASQALGYDVPFACSLVKFIDGSLCEMNNPITTWDWPRAYLDGLNSFKVAECTFVSVLIPRWAIEEVGLPLGEYFIWFDDKEFTKRLEGHFGAGIIALESQVVHDMGVNAGVNYRQVDESNIWKFEKGARNQGSFLIHYRGRIPYALYCLRIFREMREGKVARPVRRRMYKALKESWKFNPKPRFAQDPRYALGQ, encoded by the coding sequence ATGGCAGAGTCTTTCGACGAAAACCGTCCAAATACACGCCCGGTGCCGATTGTTGACCATCCTGCGCATACTAACCTTTCGGGCCGAGTAGCAGCCATAATCGTCACATTTAATAGACTGGGTAAGCTGCCAAAGACGATTGAGACGGTACTCGCGCAAAGCTACGGCTGTGATTGGGTTGTAATCGTAAACAACAACTCGACCGATGGTACCCGCGGATACTTGGATGACCTCAATGACCCGAGACTCCGAGTTCTTCACCTCGATGAGAACCTAGGTGGCGCTGGTGGATTTGAACACGGTATGGCCTACGGGTATAACCTGGGCGCTGACTATGTCTGGGTTATGGATGACGACTGCTATCCAGAATCAAGTGCTCTTGAGATCTTGCTCGATCAACGCGATCGAGCATCTCAGGCGCTCGGCTACGACGTGCCATTTGCGTGCTCTCTTGTCAAGTTCATAGATGGCTCACTATGCGAAATGAATAATCCGATCACCACATGGGATTGGCCGAGAGCTTATCTTGACGGATTGAATTCATTTAAGGTCGCCGAGTGCACTTTTGTGTCAGTTTTGATACCACGATGGGCTATAGAAGAGGTAGGACTCCCACTAGGCGAGTATTTCATTTGGTTTGATGACAAGGAATTCACAAAACGACTTGAGGGACACTTCGGAGCCGGGATTATTGCGCTCGAGAGCCAGGTCGTTCATGACATGGGGGTGAATGCTGGAGTGAACTATCGCCAAGTCGATGAATCCAATATTTGGAAGTTTGAAAAAGGCGCCCGTAATCAGGGTTCCTTCCTGATTCACTATCGCGGACGGATTCCATACGCGCTTTACTGCCTACGCATATTTCGAGAGATGCGCGAAGGCAAAGTTGCCCGGCCGGTTAGGAGGCGAATGTACAAAGCACTCAAAGAGTCATGGAAATTCAATCCGAAACCTAGATTCGCTCAGGACCCACGTTACGCTTTAGGGCAATAG
- a CDS encoding ABC transporter ATP-binding protein — MRKTFKIKHAHSFKQAFISAIQRKEISTQFNAVDGLDFEVPQGQSVALMGRNGSGKSTTLKLLSGVMDPDAGWIRTRGRIAGLLEVGAGFHPDLTGRENVYLNAAILGMSKEETDARFDEILAFSEIGDFIDTEVKRYSSGMYSRLGFSVAVHTELDTLLVDEVLSVGDAEFRLKCEQRMLELQSQGKTMFIVSHNAGQVRKLCERGIVLERGRIVFDGTIDEAIVRLQSGANDLKLAHPVKGEIYDYLLTKPGNFGEPLGPQERTEEGIYQLFERGVITSYTDDSGNYVTQGLTRGHFLPMYLKNGGPTGPWGLIVSQPHGNLEDLEQRTMQFTKGRAVFTLDTGIHFAPGLE; from the coding sequence GTGCGCAAAACCTTCAAGATAAAGCATGCACATTCGTTTAAACAAGCTTTCATTTCTGCAATTCAGCGGAAAGAGATATCCACACAGTTCAATGCTGTTGATGGGCTCGATTTCGAAGTTCCTCAGGGCCAGTCAGTTGCACTCATGGGTCGAAATGGCTCTGGTAAATCCACCACACTAAAACTTCTTTCTGGAGTTATGGATCCCGACGCTGGCTGGATTCGCACGCGGGGACGCATTGCGGGCCTGCTCGAAGTCGGTGCAGGCTTTCACCCTGATCTCACTGGACGGGAAAACGTCTACTTGAATGCGGCAATTCTTGGGATGAGCAAGGAAGAGACAGATGCCCGCTTTGACGAGATTCTTGCGTTTTCAGAGATCGGTGACTTCATAGACACTGAGGTAAAGAGATACTCATCAGGGATGTACTCCCGACTTGGTTTCTCGGTCGCTGTGCACACTGAGTTGGATACCTTGCTTGTCGACGAGGTCTTGTCGGTCGGCGACGCAGAGTTCCGCTTGAAGTGCGAGCAGCGCATGTTGGAACTCCAATCGCAAGGAAAGACAATGTTTATCGTCAGTCACAATGCTGGTCAAGTGAGGAAGCTATGCGAACGTGGCATAGTTTTGGAACGTGGACGCATCGTGTTTGATGGGACCATCGACGAAGCTATCGTCCGCTTGCAATCTGGCGCCAATGATCTAAAACTCGCCCACCCTGTAAAGGGTGAGATTTATGACTATCTATTGACCAAGCCCGGCAACTTCGGGGAACCATTGGGGCCCCAAGAACGCACGGAAGAGGGAATTTACCAGCTCTTTGAACGGGGAGTAATAACCAGCTATACCGATGACTCAGGCAATTATGTAACTCAAGGCCTAACCCGTGGCCATTTCCTACCCATGTATCTAAAGAACGGCGGCCCTACTGGCCCGTGGGGATTGATCGTTTCTCAACCGCATGGAAACCTTGAAGACCTTGAACAGCGCACGATGCAATTCACTAAGGGTCGAGCCGTGTTTACACTAGATACTGGAATTCATTTCGCCCCTGGACTCGAATAA
- a CDS encoding NUDIX hydrolase: protein MRYEQASVSERRTMPPAIAVSAVAFAIEPPEDALLGKTGERVGTETTLWIPLVRRTREPFAGYWALPGGPTEWHETLTDTALRTLTAAVLREPAYLEQLYAFGAVERSAQAQRLVTIAYWAQYGERELASPPARPTPPQQSERGRARWDDPHPEPAPTNHADATPDPNVAWFSADRLPELAFDHREIVEYALWRLRVKTEYSAVAHRFLGPEFTLAQLRRVHEAILGQQVDPANFRRQVLATKTLSETGDYLTGSAHRPAKLYRFSADPESTAPEPMAPHKVSSTQDSAPKDHTLTTSLQGSMQ, encoded by the coding sequence ATGCGCTACGAGCAAGCAAGCGTCAGCGAGCGACGCACCATGCCTCCCGCGATCGCGGTGTCCGCTGTCGCCTTCGCAATTGAGCCGCCAGAGGATGCGCTGCTCGGTAAGACTGGCGAGCGAGTGGGCACAGAGACCACCCTGTGGATCCCGCTGGTGCGCCGCACCCGCGAACCGTTCGCCGGGTACTGGGCGCTCCCCGGTGGCCCGACCGAGTGGCACGAAACCCTCACCGACACAGCCCTCCGCACACTCACGGCGGCGGTGCTGCGCGAACCCGCATACCTCGAACAGCTCTACGCGTTTGGTGCGGTGGAGCGATCCGCCCAGGCACAACGCCTCGTCACCATCGCCTACTGGGCCCAATACGGCGAGCGCGAACTCGCCTCACCCCCGGCACGCCCAACGCCCCCGCAGCAGAGCGAGAGGGGGCGGGCGCGGTGGGACGATCCACACCCCGAACCCGCACCCACGAACCACGCCGACGCGACGCCCGACCCGAACGTGGCCTGGTTCTCGGCAGACCGCCTGCCCGAGCTCGCGTTCGACCACCGAGAGATCGTCGAGTACGCGCTCTGGCGCCTGCGCGTGAAAACCGAGTACTCGGCAGTCGCGCACCGCTTTCTCGGCCCCGAGTTCACGCTCGCCCAACTGCGCCGCGTGCACGAGGCAATTCTCGGCCAACAGGTCGACCCCGCGAACTTCAGGCGCCAGGTGCTCGCCACCAAAACCCTCTCAGAGACCGGTGATTATCTCACCGGGTCTGCGCATCGACCCGCGAAGTTGTACCGGTTTAGCGCGGATCCAGAATCTACAGCCCCCGAGCCCATGGCGCCCCACAAGGTGTCAAGCACACAGGATTCGGCACCAAAAGACCACACCCTCACCACATCACTCCAAGGGAGCATGCAATGA
- a CDS encoding Gfo/Idh/MocA family protein: MTLRIGLIGLGMMGRHHARVAREIEDVELVAVADAMGDPHKVAGGLPLYDSVDQLIAHGIDAAVVAVPTRFHEEVALQLADAGIHALIEKPVAHSLEAGERLVEAFEAKGLTGAVGHIERFNPALMSLRKRLENGDLGEVYQIHTRRQGPFPARIADVGVMKDLGSHDVDLTAWLARSDFAHVSAQTAYQSGREHEDMMSISAKLESGIITNHLVNWLTPFKERLTLVTGERGSFVADTLTADLTYYENGTHATEWEAVTSFRGVTEGTITRFQIEKREPLKSEQEAFRDRILGKPSEAVTLREGLQVLRVCEAALESARDGHTVHLDTKA, translated from the coding sequence ATGACGCTCCGAATCGGATTGATCGGTCTCGGCATGATGGGTCGGCACCACGCGCGCGTTGCAAGGGAAATCGAAGACGTCGAACTCGTTGCCGTTGCAGACGCGATGGGAGATCCACACAAAGTTGCCGGTGGTCTCCCGCTCTATGATTCAGTAGATCAGCTCATCGCACACGGCATTGACGCTGCCGTTGTGGCAGTCCCAACACGCTTTCACGAGGAAGTCGCGCTCCAGCTAGCTGATGCGGGAATTCACGCACTCATCGAAAAGCCCGTAGCACATTCCCTCGAAGCAGGCGAACGCCTCGTCGAAGCATTCGAAGCCAAAGGCTTGACCGGCGCCGTAGGGCATATTGAACGTTTCAACCCTGCGCTTATGAGCCTTCGCAAACGTTTGGAGAATGGCGACCTGGGCGAGGTTTACCAAATCCACACCCGCCGTCAAGGTCCCTTCCCAGCGCGTATAGCCGATGTCGGTGTGATGAAAGATCTCGGCAGCCACGACGTAGACCTCACTGCCTGGCTCGCACGCTCGGACTTTGCGCATGTCTCTGCTCAAACCGCGTACCAGAGCGGTCGCGAGCACGAAGACATGATGAGCATCTCGGCAAAACTCGAGAGCGGCATCATCACTAATCACCTCGTCAACTGGCTCACGCCTTTCAAAGAGCGCCTCACCCTCGTTACCGGTGAACGAGGGTCGTTCGTCGCCGACACCCTCACTGCAGACCTCACCTATTACGAGAATGGCACGCACGCCACTGAATGGGAGGCAGTCACGTCGTTCCGCGGCGTGACTGAAGGCACTATTACCCGTTTCCAAATCGAGAAGCGTGAGCCTCTCAAAAGTGAGCAAGAAGCTTTCCGCGACCGCATCCTCGGCAAACCCTCAGAGGCCGTGACCTTGCGAGAAGGGCTCCAAGTTCTGCGGGTCTGCGAAGCCGCACTCGAATCCGCGAGAGACGGTCACACGGTCCACCTCGACACAAAGGCCTAA
- a CDS encoding ABC transporter permease codes for MSARAILDNPEFRRPGSGGGLLGVFRQRHLLTLLLKKGVATRYHGSALGWVWSYIRPAAQFVMYWLVIEVIMGANKGMNPFPVYLFAGIVAVNLFSEALRNTTSSIVDNKSLVQKIYLPRELFPIAAIGVGFVHFLPQAVLLLLVSLLLGWTIGWVQVLAFVVGIILILMFALGLGLFFGAINVAYRDAKNFVDLILMFATWASPVLYSSAMVADRAPNWLYQIYMVNPMTAAVELFHIAFWEPIAQDPIRPTDTILHTSIALAIAAITFVIGQITFRKLEGSFAQNL; via the coding sequence GTGAGCGCTAGAGCGATTTTAGACAATCCTGAGTTCCGCCGGCCGGGGTCCGGCGGTGGTCTACTCGGTGTTTTCAGACAACGACACTTACTCACACTGCTGCTCAAGAAGGGCGTGGCTACGCGATACCACGGCTCAGCTTTGGGCTGGGTATGGTCTTATATTCGCCCTGCGGCGCAGTTCGTTATGTACTGGCTGGTCATCGAAGTGATTATGGGCGCGAATAAGGGAATGAATCCGTTTCCGGTCTATCTCTTCGCTGGCATCGTTGCGGTAAACCTGTTTAGCGAAGCCTTACGAAATACCACGAGTTCGATTGTTGACAACAAATCTCTCGTTCAAAAAATCTATCTTCCACGAGAACTCTTTCCGATTGCCGCAATTGGAGTGGGGTTTGTGCACTTCCTCCCCCAAGCAGTCCTTCTCTTGCTCGTTTCACTACTTCTTGGTTGGACTATCGGATGGGTTCAGGTCCTGGCATTTGTGGTCGGGATCATCCTCATTCTTATGTTCGCTCTAGGTCTTGGACTGTTCTTCGGTGCAATCAATGTGGCCTACCGAGATGCAAAGAACTTTGTCGACCTCATCCTCATGTTTGCAACTTGGGCATCACCGGTACTTTATTCGTCAGCGATGGTTGCAGATCGCGCACCGAACTGGCTCTACCAGATCTACATGGTGAACCCTATGACGGCCGCGGTGGAACTTTTCCACATCGCATTCTGGGAACCGATCGCGCAGGACCCAATCAGACCAACCGACACAATACTGCACACTTCCATCGCCCTCGCGATTGCCGCCATAACCTTTGTAATTGGCCAGATCACCTTCAGAAAGTTGGAGGGTTCCTTTGCCCAGAACCTTTAG